A DNA window from Limanda limanda chromosome 6, fLimLim1.1, whole genome shotgun sequence contains the following coding sequences:
- the smc4 gene encoding structural maintenance of chromosomes protein 4, whose amino-acid sequence MPSKTAKGSTASAKPRGKGSQPRDDSEDELDVPPPATSSNGQEQAPPPTTDPSLSAAAEAADNRGLEEILGSIPPPPPPAMTNEPGAPRLMITHLVNRNFKSYAGEQILGPFHKRFSCIIGPNGSGKSNVIDSMLFVFGYRAQKIRSKKLSVLIHSSDKHKDVQSCTVEVHFQKITDKEGDDYEVIPNSKFYVSRTANKDNSSTYHINGKKATFKEVGALLRSHGIDLDHNRFLILQGEVEQIAMMKPKGQTEHDEGMLEYLEDIIGSCRLKEPIQTLARRIELLNEQRGEKLNRVKLVEKEKNALEGERNKAVEFLTLENDIFKHKSQLSQYYVHDLHKRVVDKEQEKQKILEDTKELTEKNTKISQETENMNQELKNVEKKQNKLNKYIETQKEKFTQLDLQDVEVREKIKHSKSKNKKLQKQLEKDNEKLEEVRGVPASSEKAISEATVSKEELEKQKVKQEDKLKEVMESLKEETSGLQQDKETKEKELMELSKAVNETRSRMDIAQSELDIYLSRHNTAVTQLNTAKQTLQTTSDTLRERRAAIKDLEVKIPQKEQELKKDEGELEQLMKMDNDTREVVREMRQKVDEAKSSLSSNRSRGKVLDALMQQKKKGVIPGIFGRLGDLGAIEEKFDVAISSSCGALDNIVVDTIDTAQKCVTFLKEQNIGVATFIGLDKMKTWERNMAPIRTPEECPRLFDMVRVKDQSVLPAFYFALRDTLVAQDMEQATRMAFQKDKRWRVVTLRGQIIEMAGTMTGGGRVMKGRMGSCLGTEVSQEELDRMESKLSEKVSKLQGCQERKLQLEENIQRLRPQLRDMKNTLEKYAKSMTSLADQETHLKSQMKELEANVIAAAPDKAKQKQLEKGLDAFKKDFEAASSKAGKVENEVKRLHNLIVDINSHKLKAQQDKLDKVNKDLDDCSSTITKAQVAIKTAGRNLKKCEESVSRLQLELEENGKSMAEFTEHLKKLEEEAGEVMKACQEAEAELPEVQEQYQGVLKEIKALQQQEHALQEESLSVRLRVEQIETTITEHNNKIKHWQKEASKLSLHTIEDKPAEELPVLTPAELEEISNPNVIINKMMRSETQCAQMKPNLGAIAEYMKKEELYLQRVAQLDEITTERDQFKRGYEELRKRRLNEFMTGFNMITNKLKENYQMLTLGGDAELELVDSLDPFSEGIMFSVRPPKKSWKKIFNLSGGEKTLSSLALVFALHHYKPTPLYFMDEIDAALDFKNVSIVACYIYEQTKNAQFIIISLRNNMFEIADRLIGIYKTHNTTKSVGINPKTIVFKEHDAVTA is encoded by the exons ATGCCATCTAAAACTGCAAAGGGCTCCACTGCCTCCGCCAAGCCCAGAGGGAAAGGGTCGCAGCCCCGGGATGACTCCGAGGACGAGCTGGATGTGCCCCCCCCAGCCACCAGCTCCAatggacaggagcaggcaccacCACCGACCACTG ATCCGTCTCTCAGTGCGGCTGCCGAGGCGGCGGATAACCGAGGTTTGGAGGAGATTCTCGGCAGCATCCCTCCACCCCCGCCCCCAGCAATGACCAATGAACCGGGCGCTCCTCGCCTGATGATAACACATTTAGTCAATCGCAACTTTAAGTCGTACGCAGGCGAGCAGATTCTAGGGCCTTTCCACAAG CGCTTTTCCTGCATCATTGGTCCGAATGGAAGTGGGAAGTCCAATGTGATAGATTCAATGCTCTTTGTGTTTGGATACCGAGCTCAAAAGATCAGATCGAAAAAGCTCTCGGTGCTGATTCACAGCTCTGATAAACACAAAGATGTGCAAAGCTGTACTGTGGAGGTGCATTTTCAGAAGATCACTGATAAG GAAGGAGATGACTACGAAGTTATTCCCAACAGCAAGTTCTATGTTTCCAGGACTGCCAACAAAGACAATTCCTCAACCTACCATATCAATGGCaaaaaagccacatttaaaGAAGTGGGGGCTTTACTCCGAAGCCACGGTATTGACCTAGACCACAACAGATTTCTGATCTTACAg GGTGAGGTGGAGCAGATTGCTATGATGAAGCCTAAAGGTCAGACAGAGCATGATGAGGGCATGCTGGAGTACCTGGAGGACATTATTGGCTCCTGCCGCCTGAAGGAGCCCATCCAAACCCTGGCCCGTCGTATTGAGCTGCTCAATGagcagaggggagagaag CTAAACCGAGTGAAGCTTGtggaaaaggagaagaatgcattggagggagaaagaaacaaagcTGTGGAGTTCCTCACTCTggaaaatgacattttcaaacACAAGAGTCAGCTTAGCCAATATTATGT TCATGATCTGCACAAGCGTGTTGTGGACAAAGAGCAGGAAAAGCAGAAGATCCTGGAGGACACAAAGGAACTCACtgagaaaaatacaaagatTTCACAGGAGACGGAGAATATGAACCAAGAGCTAAAAAATGTGGAGAA GAAACAAAATAAGCTCAACAAGTACATTGAGACCCAGAAAGAGAAGTTCACCCAGCTGGACCTGCAGGATGTTGAAGTGCGTGAGAAGATTAAACACTCCAAGAGCAAGAACAAGAAACTGCAGAAGCAGCTGGAAAAGGACAACGAAAAG CTGGAGGAAGTGCGCGGTGTACCAGCCAGCAGTGAAAAGGCCATCTCTGAGGCAACTGTTAGCAAGGAAGAGCTGGAGAAGCAGAAGGTGAAACAAGAGGACAAACTTAAGGAGGTCATGGAGAGTCTGAAAGAAGAGACCAGTGGCTTGCAGCAGGACAAAGAG ACCAAAGAGAAAGAGCTGATGGAACTCAGTAAGGCTGTGAATGAGACCCGTTCCCGTATGGACATTGCTCAATCGGAACTCGACATCTACCTTAGCCGCCACAACACAGCTGTGACACAGCTCAACACGGCCAAGCAAACTCTCCAAACCACCTCGGACACTCTGCGGGAGCGCCGCGCTGCCATCAAAGATTTAGAAGTCAAGATACCCCAGAAAGAGCAGGAGCTCAAGAAG GACGAGGGAGAGTTGGAGCAGCTGATGAAGATGGATAATGACACCAGAGAAGTGGTGAGGGAAATGAGGCAGAAGGTGGATGAAGCCAAGAGCTCTCTGTCGTCCAACCGCAGTCGAGGAAAGGTCCTGGATGCGCTcatgcagcagaagaagaagggcGTAATCCCTGGCATCTTTGGAAGATTG GGAGACTTAGGAGCCATAGAAGAGAAGTTCGATGTGGCCATCTCCTCTAGCTGTGGTGCTCTGGACAACATTGTGGTGGATACCATCGACACAGCTCAGAAATGTGTCACATTTCTCAAAGAACAGAACATTGGGGTCGCCACCTTCATTGGTCTGGACAAG ATGAAGACGTGGGAGAGGAACATGGCTCCCATTCGAACTCCAGAGGAATGTCCTCGTCTCTTTGACATGGTGCGAGTGAAAGATCAGAGCGTGCTTCCAGCTTTCTACTTTGCCCTCAGGGACACGCTAGTGGCCCAGGACATGGAGCAAGCCACGAGAATGGCCTTCCAGAAGGACAAGCGCTGGAGAGTGGTCACCCTAAGGGGACAGATCATTGAGATGGCTG GTACCAtgactggaggaggaagagtgatgAAGGGCAGGATGGGCTCTTGTCTTGGCACTGAGGTCtcccaggaggag CTCGATCGCATGGAGAGTAAGCTGAGCGAGAAAGTGTCCAAGCTGCAGGGCTGCCAAGAGAGAAAGCTGCAGCTCGAGGAGAACATCCAGCGCCTCCGGCCGCAGCTCCGGGACATGAAGAACACCCTGGAAAAATACGCCAAAAGCATGACT aGTCTTGCTGACCAGGAGACGCACTTGAAAAGTCagatgaaggagctggaggctaACGTGATCGCAGCCGCCCCGGACAAGGCCAagcagaagcagctggagaaggGTCTGGATGCTTTCAAGAAAG ACTTCGAGGCAGCTTCTAGTAAAGCTGGAAAAGTGGAAAATGAGGTGAAGAGGCTCCACAACCTGATTGTCGACATCAACAGCCACAAGCTAAAGGCTCAGCAGGACAAGCTTGACAAGGTCAACAAGGATctggacgactgctcctccacCATCACCAAGGCCCAAGTAGCCATTAAGACAGCTGGCCG CAACCTGAAGAAGTGTGAGGAGAGTGTGAGTCGGTTGCAGCTTGAGCTGGAGGAGAACGGGAAGTCAATGGCCGAGTTCACCGAACATCTGAAGAAGCTGGAAGAGGAGGCGGGGGAAGTCATGAAGGCGTGTCAGGAGGCGGAG GCGGAGCTCCCCGAGGTGCAGGAGCAGTACCAGGGGGTGCTGAAGGAGATCaaggctctgcagcagcaggagcacgctctgcaggaggagtcgcTCAGCGTCCGGCTCCGCGTCGAGCAGATCGAGACGACCATCACCGAACACAACAACAAGATCAAACACTGGCAGAAAGAG GCCAGCAAGTTGTCTCTTCACACGATTGAAGACAAACCAGCAGAGGAACTTCCTGTTCTCACTCCAGCCGAGCTTGAAGAAATCTCTAATCCCAATGTCATCATCAACAAGATGATGAGGTCAGAGACTCAGTGCGCTCAGATGAAGCCAAACCTCGGCGCCATCGCTGAGTACATGAAGAAG GAGGAGCTGTACCTGCAGCGAGTGGCTCAGCTCGACGAGATCACGACCGAGAGAGACCAATTCAAGCGCGGCTACGAAGAACTGCGCAAGCGGCGACTCAACGAGTTCATGACCGGATTCAACATGATCACAAACAAGCTGAAGGAGAACTACCAGATGCTAACACTGGGCGGGGATGCAGAGCTGGAGCTGGTCGACAGCTTAGACCCCTTCTCTGAGGGCATCATGTTCAG TGTTCGTCCTCCAAAGAAGAGCTGGAAGAAGATCTTTAACCTGTCGGGAGGAGAGAAGACGCTGAGCTCCTTAGCTCTGGTGTTTGCTCTGCACCACTACAAACCCACACCGCTCTACTTCATGGACGAGATAGACGCTGCTCTTGATTTCAAGAACGTCTCCATTGTTGCCTGTTACATTTAT GAACAAACAAAGAACGCTCAgttcatcatcatctctctgAGGAACAACATGTTCGAGATCGCAGATCGCCTCATCGGCATCTATAAGACTCACAACACCACCAAGAGCGTGGGAATCAACCCCAAGACCATCGTGTTCAAGGAGCACGACGCCGTCACTGCTTAA
- the trim59 gene encoding tripartite motif-containing protein 59 has product MDNLEEDLTCSVCYSLFSDPRVLACSHTFCKACLDNLLRSSTNYSIWRPLRQPLKCPNCRSVMELPVNGVDALPTNVSLRAIIEKYQSDCEPRPPSCPEHVRQPLNMYCIQDRQLICGLCLTVGRHQGHPIDDLHAAFIREKQTPSLLLTSLSGQRWAQMCELAEQLEQEKARCEALVRQDRQDVNQFFQTLKTVLAKKRQAYLEALDKAGAEISRAYDPLIHRVKEIQEKQLDLVSLGSSVEEEESPLVFLEKVHVLREGVEEFLKTPLPSVINVSVTPRAAAYLQQRWPAVTIGSLEEAPVPKVSCCGRCGGGEPESPVPELRGKPSWSMVLVGLLVLLLLLLAALWLDPVGGASLGFSLLSRFSQVVHGLSSELVTSVWDSAASGCTVMEAAVERWSTQLASVWEKALQQVCCII; this is encoded by the exons ATGGACAACCTGGAGGAGGACCTGACCTGCTCCGTGTGCTACTCTCTGTTCTCCGACCCTCGGGTGCTGGCGTGCTCTCACACCTTCTGTAAGGCCTGCCTGGACAACTTGCTCCGGTCGTCCACCAACTATTCCATCTGGCGTCCGCTCCGCCAGCCGCTGAAATGCCCCAACTGCCGCAGCGTGATGGAGCTGCCGGTGAACGGCGTGGACGCTCTGCCCACCAACGTGTCGCTCCGGGCCATCATCGAGAAA TACCAGAGCGACTGTGAGCCCCGCCCCCCGTCCTGTCCGGAGCACGTCAGGCAGCCTCTGAACATGTACTGCATCCAGGACCGCCAGCTGATCTGCGGGCTGTGCCTGACGGTCGGGCGGCACCAGGGTCATCCCATCGACGACCTGCACGCCGCGTTCATCCGGGAGAAACAGACGCCATCGTTACTGCTGACCAGTCTCTCTGGGCAGAGATGGGCCCAG aTGTGTGAGCTGGcggagcagctggagcaggagaaggcTCGCTGTGAGGCTCTGGTGAGGCAGGACCGACAGGACGTGAATCAGTTCTTTCAGACGCTGAAGACTGTTTTGGCCAAGAAGAGACAAGCGTACCTGGAGGCGCTGGACAAAGCTGGTGCTGAGATTTCCCGGGCCTACGACCCGCTCATCCACAGAGTGAAGGAAATCCAG GAGAAGCAGCTGGACCTGGTGTCTCTGGGCTCgtcggtggaggaggaggagtcgcCGCTGGTCTTCCTGGAGAAGGTGCATGTGCTCAGAGAGGGGGTGGAAGAGTTCCTGAAGACCCCCCTGCCCTCGGTGATCAACGTCAGCGTCACCCCCCGCGCCGCCGCCTACCTTCAGCAGCGCTGGCCTGCGGTGACCATCGGCAGCCTGGAGGAGGCGCCTGTCCCGAAGGTGAGCTGCTGTGGCAGGTGTGGCGGGGGGGAGCCTGAGAGCCCGGTGCCGGAGCTGAGGGGCAAACCCTCCTGGTCTATGGTGCTGGTggggctgctggtgctgctgctgctgctgctggcggcGCTGTGGCTGGACCCAGTGGGGGGGGCGTCACTCGGCTTCTCCCTGCTGTCTCGGTTCAGTCAGGTAGTCCACGGCCTGAGCAGCGAGCTGGTCACATCGGTCTGGGACTCGGCGGCGTCGGGCTGCACGGTTATGGAGGCGGCTGTGGAGAGGTGGAGCACACAGCTGGCCTCAGTCTGGGAGAAGGCTCTCCAGCAGGTTTGCTGCATTATTTAA